The following is a genomic window from Staphylococcus saccharolyticus.
ATGAGATACAAGATACGATAACTTTGTCACCAACTTTAAAATTATTGACGTTATCACCAACTTCTTCTACAATACCGATACCCTCATGACCTAAAGTTGTGTGTTCTTTAACTTCTGGAGTGTCACCTTTAATAATGTGTAAATCTGTGCCACATATTGTTGTTTTAACCATTCGAATGACGACATCTGTACTATCAACAATTGTTGGTTTCTCTTTGTCCGTTAATTGAGCATAACCAGGCTTTAAATATTCATAAGCTTTCATATCAATACCTCCGTAACACATTGTGATTTATTTAGCAATAATTATATCACGTTTTCTTCCTGACAGATTAATTTTATTTATGACAGAAATTGAAACTTTTTAAGAAAATTTTACACGATAAGTAGAGTTATTATTTGACATTCAATATCATATAGAAAATGGTTAACTTTTATCAAACACTAGTTTTTCAAATATAAACAAAATAGGATATGATTAAAGTAATTAAACTCATATTTTATTGAATCATTGAATAGATAAAGAATGGTGGGTGATGGTAATGTATGAAAATATTCAAAGTATTGAACAATATCATGATTTTATTAACTCTAATCTATTAACAGTTATACATGTAATGAGGAATCATTGTAGTGTATGTCACGCGGTATTACCTCAAATACAAGATTTATTGGAGGAATACCCTAAAGTGAAATTTGGTGTGATTAATCAATCAGAATTAAAAGATATTGCTGGGGAACTTTGCATTTTTACTGTGCCGGTTGAATT
Proteins encoded in this region:
- a CDS encoding thioredoxin family protein; translation: MYENIQSIEQYHDFINSNLLTVIHVMRNHCSVCHAVLPQIQDLLEEYPKVKFGVINQSELKDIAGELCIFTVPVELIFMNGKEMHRQGRFIDMQTFEHQLNKMYGVVE